In Polaribacter pacificus, the genomic window TTGCCTCTTCTTCTGTTAATTCTTCTGGAATCGGGTTAAAGCTGTATACTTTTTCTAAAGGCAAGAAACCTCCAATGGCTAGAGGTTCATTGTCATTTGTTGATTGGTAATGATCAAAGTAACAATGTGATCCGGGAGTTAAAATAACATCGTGATGTTGTTTGGCCGCTTCTACAGCACCATTTACACCTCTCCAAGACATCACCGTTGCATTGGGGGCAAGTCCACCTTCTAAGATCTCATCCCAACCGATAATTTGTTTTCCTTTAGAATTGATATATTTTTCCATTCGAGTAATAAAATAACTCTGCAGACCATGTTCATCCTTTAGGCCTTCTTTTTTGATAAGTGCTTGGCAACTCTCACAAGTTTTCCAACGTGTTTTAGGAGCTTCATCTCCACCGATATGAATGTATTTCCCTGGAAATAATGGGATAATTTCATCAATGACATCTTCTAAAAACTTAAAAGTGCTTTCTTTGGCACAATAGATGTCATCAAAGACGCCCCATTTGGTTGCTGCACCAATAGGTTTACCCGTACAACTTAATTCTGGGTATGCAGAAAGAGCTGCTTGAGCATGACCCGGCATTTCAATTTCTGGAATGACCGTAATTTGTCTAGCCGTTGCATAAGCTACAATTTCTTTTACTTCTTCTTGGGTGTAAAAACCACCGTATTTTTTACCATCAAACTTGTGGGGTTGATCGCTGTAATGCCCGATTAAGGTTTCATCTCTGTAGGCTGCAACTTCTTGAAGCTTTGGATACTTTTTTATTTCGATTCTCCAACCCTGATCTTCGGTTAAATGCCAATGAAAAGTGTTCATTTTAAGCATGCTCATTAAATCGATGTACTTTTTAATAAAATCTACAGGAAAAAAATGTCTTCCCACATCCAAATGCATTCCTCTATACACAAACTGTGGAGCATCCTTAATTTGTAAGTTTTGCACAGCGATAGCAGATGGCTGATCCTTGTTTGATTCTAAAGAGATAGGCAGAAGTTGACGCAAAGATTGGAAACCGTAAAAAGCACCTTTGGCCGTAGCGGCTATAATTTCAATTTTTTCTTGGCGAATCAGAAGGCTATAACCTTCATCATTGTTGATGCTGGTATCTTTGATAAATGAGATGCTATTTTTGGCTGTTTCAGTTTGCAAAGCGATGCTGCTTCCTTGGGTGATATAGTCTTTAAAAAAGAGCGCTACAGATTCAAATTCATTGTCGTAAATGAGTTGAGTATCTGAACTGAGTATAAATTCACCCTCAGAGATCGCCAATTCATTAGGGATTGGGATAATGTTGGGCACAACAGCTTTTGTTGGTTTTTGAGTACACTGAATAAGTGTTAGTATAAAAAGTAAGCTAATGATGATTTTCTTGATGTCCATTTTAGTATATTAGAAGTCTTAAATTTACTAATCTTTTTACATGAAACTTACACCTCTTTCAATTTTTATTGTTTTTTTCTTATTACTAGGCTGTAAAGAAGAGCAACCTATAGAACTCGCAAAAAAAGACCAAGAACTAATTTCTTATGTCAATCCCTTTATTGGAACCGGTGGTCATGGCCATACTTTTCCTGGAGCAACCATGCCTTTTGGGATGATGCAACTTAGCCCAGATACGCGTTTGGATGGATGGGACGGTTGCTCTGGATACCATTATTCAGACGATAAAATTTACGGATTTTCTCATACGCATCTCAGCGGAACAGGTGTCTCTGATTACGGAGATATTTTATTAATGCCTACCAATAAAATTGTTTTTAACAATGGAGCAGATGGTAAAGACGGGTATCGTTCTCACTTTTCACACGATACTGAAATTGCCGAACCAGGTTTTTATAAGGTCTTTTTAGAAGATACTAAAATTGATGTAGAGCTCACTGTATCTAAACGCAGCGGGAAACACCGTTATGCTTTTGCCGAAGGATCTAAACAAATTGTTATCCTAGATTTAGAACACAGAGACCAGGTGTTGGATTCAAAACTAAACATCAACTCGAATACTGAAATTTCTGGATATCGTTTTTCAAATGCTTGGGCTACAGATCAACGCTTGTATTTTGATATGTTGTTTTCACGACCATTTACCAAAGTAACTTTATTAGATAATAAAAAAGAAGGTAAAAAAGTACTTGCAGCCTTTGAGTTTGACCCTAGTGAGGGCAGTATTTTAGAAGTAACAGTTGGAATCTCTCCTGTAGATGAAAATGGAGCCATACACAATTGGCAGTTAGAGATCGGTGATAAAACTTTTGAAACTGTAAAAGAAGAAGCACAACAAGCATGGGAGCTACAATTAGAAAAAATGGTTGTAGAATCTAATGATGCAGATTATAAAACAAATTTTTACACCTCTTTATACCATACCATGATCGCGCCAAATTTATATCAAGATATAGATGGAAGGTATCGAGGAATGGATTTAAATATTTATCAAAATACTGATTTTGATTATTATACGGTCTTTTCTTTGTGGGATACCTATCGCGCAGCACACCCATTGTATACTTTAATAGAAACCAAAAAAACCAACGATTTTATCAATACTTTTTTAGCCAAATACGATGAAGGTGGAATCATGCCAATATGGGATTTATCTGCCTGTTATACTGGGTGTATGATAGGGTATCATGCAGTTCCTGTTATAGCAGATGCCTATTTAAAAGGTATTAGAGATTATGATGTTTCTAAAGCCTTTAAAGCCATGAAACACTCTGCAACCCGTGATAAGTTAGGTTTAGATAGTTATAAAAAACTTGGTTTTATACCAGTAGAATTAGAATCAGAGTCGGTATCTAAAACGCTAGAATATGCATACGATGATTGGACCATTGCACAGATGGCCAAATCTTTAGGAAAGCAAGATGATTTTAAAACCTATACAGAAAGAGCACAGAATTATAAAAATATTTTTGATCCCAGCACAAAATTTATGCGAGGTCGTTTTAGAAATACTTGGTTTGCTCCTTTTGATCCTTATGAAGTAAACTTTAATTATACCGAAGCCAATTCATGGCAATATAGCTTTTATGTACCCCAGGATGTTACTGGTTTTATCAAATTGATGGGAGGAAAGCAGGCTTTAGAAGCTCAGTTAGATGAGTTGTTTACCGCTAATCATACGACCTCGGGTAGAGATCAAGCCGATATCACTGGTTTGATAGGTCAATACGCTCACGGTAATGAGCCAAGTCATCATATGGCGTATTTATACAACTTTGTAAATAAGCCTCATAAAACTCAAGAACGCGTTCGACAAATTTTAACTGAACTGTATATGAACACCCCAGACGGTATATCTGGTAACGAAGACTGTGGTCAGATGAGTGCTTGGTATGTGTTGAGTTCTCTAGGGTTTTACCCTGTAACACCAGGGTCTAATGAATATATTATTGGGGCTCCGTTGTTTGAAAAAGCGACCATACATTTAGAAAATGGAAAAAACTTTACCATTCTAGCCAATCAAGCATCTGCAGCGCATAAATATGTAAAATCTGTAGCGCTTAACGGAAAAAAGTATCCCTATTCTTATATAAAGCATCAAGATATTATAGACGGTGGTAGCTTGGTTTTTGAAATGTCAGATCAACCAACTGATTGGGGAACTCAAGATGCCCATGTACCTAAAACTACAATTGAAGAGCACCTTATTGTGCCTGCACCTTATATAGAAAAAGGGGAGATTGCCTTTAAAGGAAGTACAGAGGTTGTCTTAAATTCTGTGGATGCAAAAAGTATTATTTATTATGCCTTAAACGATGGAGATTTTACTGTTTATAAAAGTCCAATTAAAATTTCTGAACCAAGCAGTTTAAAAATTTACGCACAAAACGGAACAGAAAAAAGTGCTGAGATTATCACTAATTTCTTTAAAATTGATCCAAATGTTACCATACAGTTAAAGCATCAATATGCCAATCAGTATAATGGTGGAGGAGCAAATGGATTAATCGACGGTATTTTTGGTGCTAAAGATTTTAGAACTGGAACCTGGCAAGGTTTTTCTAATGTAGATCTTGTTGCCACTGTTGATTTAGGTAAGAGTAAAAATTTAAAAACTACAACTGTAGGCTTTTTAGAAGATCAAAAAAGTTGGATTTTTCTTCCTACCGAAGTTACTTGTTATATTAGTGTGGATAATCAGAATTTTATAAAAATTGGATCTAAAAAAATTGCAGCAGAAAAAGCAGCAGATGTAGCTTCCATGAAAAAAATTAAATTTGATTTAAAAGGAAAAAATGTTCGTTATGTTCGAATTGTAGCAAAAACGCTTGGTGAATTACCAAGTTGGCATTTGGGTTACAAACACAACGGCCGCTCTTGGTTATTTGCAGATGAAATTGTAATAGAATAAGAATCTAAATTAAATTGAGTAAAATGTTTAAAAAAGTACTTTTTGTTGCAGGACTATCCTTTTTGGCAGCATGTAATACCTCAATCGACAATAAAAAGAATCTCGACAATAACTTTGTTACCTATGTAAACCCAATGATAGGGACCAGTAAAATGGGACATACTTTTCCGGGTGCAACCGCTCCTTTTGGAATGGTACAGTTGAGTCCACAAACCAATTTTGAGGTGATGCATATTGATGGAAAGTACAATCCAAAAACGTATGAATATTGTGCAGGGTATCAATATAGAGATTCAACTATTTTAGGCTTTGCTCACACTAACTTTAGCGGTACAGGACATGCTGATTTAGGAGATTTTTTAGTGATGCCAACAACAGGGAAGCTTGTATTAGATCCTATAGTAACCAAAGATGGAGGAAAGGGCTTTTACTCAAGGTTTTCTCATGAAAAGGAGCATGCTGAAGCAGGATACTATACGGTTGATTTAGAGGATTACAAAATTAAAGCCGAATTAACAGCAACAGAACGTGTTGGTTTTCACCAGTATAGTTTTCCAGAATCTTCCGATGCACACATTATTCTAGATTTAGTGTATAATGTGTATCAGCATGATAATAAAAACGTTTGGACTTTTATTCGAGTAGAAAACGATAGTTTAATTACCGGGTATCGACAAACAAAAGGATGGGCAAGAACAAAAAAAGTGTTTTTTGCGATGCAGTTTTCAAAACCTTTTAAAAGTTACGGACACAAAAAATACGACAAGATTCTATATAATGGATTTTATGGTCGCTTTAATGAAACAAAAAACTTTCCAGAAATGGCAGGTAAAAACATCCGAGCTTATTTTAATTTTGACACCAAAGCTAATGAGAAAATTCAAGTAAAATTTGCACTTTCACCCGTAAGTACCCAAGGTGCTTTAAATAATTTAAAGGAAGAGATTTCGGGCTGGGACTTTGAAAAAACCAAAAACGAAACCCAAGCAAAATGGAATCAAGAGCTTTCTAAAATAGAGATAGAAACAATTGACCCAGCTCAAAAGGAAACTTTTTATACTGCTCTGTATCACACCATGTTAAGCCCAATTTTGTATGAAGACGTGGATGGTAAATACAGAGGTCTAGATCAAAATATTCACGAATCCAATGGATTTACAAACTATACAATTTTTTCTTTGTGGGATACTTACAGAGCGCTTCACCCTTTATTTAATGTCATTCAACAAGAGCGCAACAATGATATGATCAAATCAATGTTGGCGCATCAAAAAGAGAGTGTACACAATATGTTGCCAATTTGGAGCCACTACGCCAATGAAAATTGGTGTATGATTGGATATCATGCGACCTCTGTTATTGCAGATGCAATTGCAAAAGGAGTTGGGAATTTTGATAAAAAACAAGCACTAAAGGCTTCAGTGACGACCGCAAATGTTCGTTATTTTGATGGTATCGGAGACTATTTAGATTATCAATATGTTCCGGATGATAAAAGCCATTCATCGGTTTCTAAAACCTTAGAATACGCTTATGATGACTGGACCATTGCACAAATAGCTAAAAGTGTTGGTGATACTGAAACTGAAAAGATATTTTTAGAACGTTCAGAATATTATAACAATGTTTTTAATCCAAAAAATGGTTATATGAGTCCTCGTATGTCTGATGGAAGTTTTCGTAAGAACTTTGACCCTTTGGATACGCATGGTCAAGGTTTTATTGAAGGAAATGCTTGGAATTACGGTTTGTATGTGCCGCATCAATTGGATAAAATGGTTGCACTAATGGGGGGTAAAGAACGCTTTTCTCAACACTTAGATTCTTTATTTACTATGGAACTCGAAGATAAGTTTATCGATCAACATGAAGACATTACCAGGGATGGAATAATAGGTAACTATGTACACGGTAATGAGCCAGGTCACCATATTCCATACCTATATAATTGGACAGGAAAGGCCTATAAAACGCAAGCTCGAGTTCGTATGATTATGGATACCATGTACGGGCCTGGTGTAGAGGGACTTTGCGGAAATGATGATGCTGGACAAATGAGTGCTTGGTATGTGTTTAGTAGTCTTGGTTTTTACCCAGTTATTCCAGGATCCGACCACTATGCCCTAGGAAGTCCTCTAGTTAAAAATGCAATTCTAAATTTAGAAAACGGCAATAGATTAACAATAAAAACGTTAAATCAAAGTAAAAATAATATCTATGTTAAATCACTGACTATTAACGGTAAACAGATTGATAGAAATTATATTTTACACAATGAAATTATGAACGGAGGAGAGTTTATTTTTGAAATGAGCGCTACACCTAAACTTTAAATCTTTTAAAATGAAAAGAAGAAATTTTATAAAAAGAGCTTCCATATCAAGTCTTGGTTTGGTAGTTGCTCCCAGTTTAACAACATCTTGTGTTACTGATGAGAAAGGAACAACAGCCATTAGTAATAAAAAACCAGTACTTCCTGTTGTAGTGGCTACTTGGCGTTTTCACAATGCAACAAAAGCAGCTTGGGAAGTATTAGAAAAAGGAGGAGAGTCTATAGATGCAATAGTAGCTGGTTGTCGCGTAGAAGAAGCAGATTTAAAGAAC contains:
- a CDS encoding family 20 glycosylhydrolase, whose product is MDIKKIIISLLFILTLIQCTQKPTKAVVPNIIPIPNELAISEGEFILSSDTQLIYDNEFESVALFFKDYITQGSSIALQTETAKNSISFIKDTSINNDEGYSLLIRQEKIEIIAATAKGAFYGFQSLRQLLPISLESNKDQPSAIAVQNLQIKDAPQFVYRGMHLDVGRHFFPVDFIKKYIDLMSMLKMNTFHWHLTEDQGWRIEIKKYPKLQEVAAYRDETLIGHYSDQPHKFDGKKYGGFYTQEEVKEIVAYATARQITVIPEIEMPGHAQAALSAYPELSCTGKPIGAATKWGVFDDIYCAKESTFKFLEDVIDEIIPLFPGKYIHIGGDEAPKTRWKTCESCQALIKKEGLKDEHGLQSYFITRMEKYINSKGKQIIGWDEILEGGLAPNATVMSWRGVNGAVEAAKQHHDVILTPGSHCYFDHYQSTNDNEPLAIGGFLPLEKVYSFNPIPEELTEEEAKYVLGAQGNVWTEYITSPEKVEYMAYPRAIALSEVVWSDPKNKSYENFKKRLINYQKRLDVLQVNYANHLYELTGNFITKDQQMTYELKASSDDQYIRYTTDGTEPTLTSQLYTGPITITKNTTIKAASFSDTKKISTVFTESILLHKAVGKSISMSVPPSPSYNAGGTKALINGIVGSDQRYGDKEWLGFSGKDVQITIDLGALTEINSISTRFHNGKGQWIYAPTRVEISFPGQEKSLTKVLPKTDDLLVNFKVDAKITTRYIQLTLINYGVIPDGRQGAGHKAWTFIDEIIVK
- a CDS encoding GH92 family glycosyl hydrolase: MKLTPLSIFIVFFLLLGCKEEQPIELAKKDQELISYVNPFIGTGGHGHTFPGATMPFGMMQLSPDTRLDGWDGCSGYHYSDDKIYGFSHTHLSGTGVSDYGDILLMPTNKIVFNNGADGKDGYRSHFSHDTEIAEPGFYKVFLEDTKIDVELTVSKRSGKHRYAFAEGSKQIVILDLEHRDQVLDSKLNINSNTEISGYRFSNAWATDQRLYFDMLFSRPFTKVTLLDNKKEGKKVLAAFEFDPSEGSILEVTVGISPVDENGAIHNWQLEIGDKTFETVKEEAQQAWELQLEKMVVESNDADYKTNFYTSLYHTMIAPNLYQDIDGRYRGMDLNIYQNTDFDYYTVFSLWDTYRAAHPLYTLIETKKTNDFINTFLAKYDEGGIMPIWDLSACYTGCMIGYHAVPVIADAYLKGIRDYDVSKAFKAMKHSATRDKLGLDSYKKLGFIPVELESESVSKTLEYAYDDWTIAQMAKSLGKQDDFKTYTERAQNYKNIFDPSTKFMRGRFRNTWFAPFDPYEVNFNYTEANSWQYSFYVPQDVTGFIKLMGGKQALEAQLDELFTANHTTSGRDQADITGLIGQYAHGNEPSHHMAYLYNFVNKPHKTQERVRQILTELYMNTPDGISGNEDCGQMSAWYVLSSLGFYPVTPGSNEYIIGAPLFEKATIHLENGKNFTILANQASAAHKYVKSVALNGKKYPYSYIKHQDIIDGGSLVFEMSDQPTDWGTQDAHVPKTTIEEHLIVPAPYIEKGEIAFKGSTEVVLNSVDAKSIIYYALNDGDFTVYKSPIKISEPSSLKIYAQNGTEKSAEIITNFFKIDPNVTIQLKHQYANQYNGGGANGLIDGIFGAKDFRTGTWQGFSNVDLVATVDLGKSKNLKTTTVGFLEDQKSWIFLPTEVTCYISVDNQNFIKIGSKKIAAEKAADVASMKKIKFDLKGKNVRYVRIVAKTLGELPSWHLGYKHNGRSWLFADEIVIE
- a CDS encoding GH92 family glycosyl hydrolase; translated protein: MFKKVLFVAGLSFLAACNTSIDNKKNLDNNFVTYVNPMIGTSKMGHTFPGATAPFGMVQLSPQTNFEVMHIDGKYNPKTYEYCAGYQYRDSTILGFAHTNFSGTGHADLGDFLVMPTTGKLVLDPIVTKDGGKGFYSRFSHEKEHAEAGYYTVDLEDYKIKAELTATERVGFHQYSFPESSDAHIILDLVYNVYQHDNKNVWTFIRVENDSLITGYRQTKGWARTKKVFFAMQFSKPFKSYGHKKYDKILYNGFYGRFNETKNFPEMAGKNIRAYFNFDTKANEKIQVKFALSPVSTQGALNNLKEEISGWDFEKTKNETQAKWNQELSKIEIETIDPAQKETFYTALYHTMLSPILYEDVDGKYRGLDQNIHESNGFTNYTIFSLWDTYRALHPLFNVIQQERNNDMIKSMLAHQKESVHNMLPIWSHYANENWCMIGYHATSVIADAIAKGVGNFDKKQALKASVTTANVRYFDGIGDYLDYQYVPDDKSHSSVSKTLEYAYDDWTIAQIAKSVGDTETEKIFLERSEYYNNVFNPKNGYMSPRMSDGSFRKNFDPLDTHGQGFIEGNAWNYGLYVPHQLDKMVALMGGKERFSQHLDSLFTMELEDKFIDQHEDITRDGIIGNYVHGNEPGHHIPYLYNWTGKAYKTQARVRMIMDTMYGPGVEGLCGNDDAGQMSAWYVFSSLGFYPVIPGSDHYALGSPLVKNAILNLENGNRLTIKTLNQSKNNIYVKSLTINGKQIDRNYILHNEIMNGGEFIFEMSATPKL